Below is a window of Arthrobacter sp. SLBN-112 DNA.
ATCGCTCAGGGAGCAGAAGCCTGCCGAGCGGGTGCCGCCGGAGATGCCCACCCAGCCGTGGCCGGCAGCGGTCCGTTTCCGCAGTTCGAAGCCGTCTGCACTCAGTTGGGTAAGGGTGTAGTCGCCCCAGCTGGGGATGAGGTGCAGCCTTCCCGAGACCTCGGGGTTCCAGGCCTCTGCCGGGGGAGTGGCGCGGCCGGCGATCTGCGCGTCCCGTACTTCCGCACCCGGGTCCCGGCGCAACCCGGTCAGGCCACGCACGGCCTCGGTGAGGAACCCGCCGTCGGCCCCGGCGATCCGGACGTGCCGGTCATGCAGTTCGGCCTCCAGCGGCACGCTGAACCGGACGCCGAGCCCGGCCAGGAAGTCACGCTCCGGGTCACCGTCCCAGATGAAGGAGTGGACCATGCGCACGCTGCGGGCGTTGGCGTGGAAGTAGAACCGCACCACGAAGGGCAGCCAACCCCGGTGGGCGTTGTCCGGCAGGTCGGGGTGGTGGCGCCCTTCCAGCCGCACCACCGCGCGCACGGGCCCGGCTTGTTCCAGGACGACGGCGGTCACCTCGCCGGTGAAGGCCTCCCGGCCGGCGGTTCCGGCACCTTCGGGAACGCCGTCCTGCAGCAGGCTGACCAGCCGTGCGTCGCGGGCAACGGGCCGGCCGTCCCGGGACAGGCTGCTGAACAGGGTGGATCCGCGGCGGTTGATCACCATCCGCAAAACACCGGTATCAATTGTCAGGGCGTCGGCATCCTCGGTGACCGTGACGGCCGTACCGTCCGGCGCCGGCCGGCCGGCTGCGGCGGCCGCTCCGGCGTCGGCCCCCACCTGGTAGGTGCCCGACGGCGTGTCGGTTGCCGGGAGGGCGATGCCCGCCCATTTTAAGGAGCCGTCCGGCCAGGTGGCCAAGGGCCATGCCTGGCTGGGGAGGGGAGTGCCGGCGGCGTCTGCCACCGTAAGGGTGTCCGCGCCGGGCACTGAGCCGCGGGCGAACGGCATGCCCCACGTTGTTCCGCCACTGATTGCTGCAGGGGCCTGGCCATCGATCCACCTGATGAGGGTGCTGTCCGTCATGTCATCCGATTCCACTGGTGATTGCCGCGCGTTTGGGTCCCGCCGAAATGCGGGAAAGCGCTTTCTCGATCAGGATTACAACGTAGTAGACGATGGGGCGGGGCGCAAGGGGTATCCGTCGGCCGGAACAACCGTGCGGCCGGACGCGGGCATATTTGATGAGTATGCGGCGTTTGTCGCCAGGGTCCTGGCTGCCAAGGCGCGGGGCCACATCGGCGGCCTTGAACCTGACGATGCCAAGTTCTCATGCCCACGGTTCGCCCCGGGTGGGAATACGGATGGCCGCCGTCCCAGCGACGGCGGCCATCCGAGTCTTTGTTAGTCCAGCGGAAGGGTTACCGTCACGCTGGTGCCGCGGCCCGGTGCGGAGCTGATATCCACTGCCCCGGCGGCTTCCTGCACGGCCACCGTCATGAGCCGCAGTCCGTACCCGTGATGGCGTCCGCACGTGGCGGCGTCGCTGTCAAAGCCTGTGCCGTCGTCGGCAACCACCAGGCGGATCCCGTGGTCAACGGCCAGCAGCTGCACGGTTACCGTGGATGCGCCGGAGAATTTGAAGGCGTTGCTGAGCGCCTCTCGCGCTGACTGGTACAGGAGGGAGGCGCAGTCCGCCGGGATCTCAATGCCCCAATGTGGAGTATCCCAGTGAACCGTGGTTCCGTGCTGGCGAAGGGGCGCCGTGAGCCGGTCAATGCAACCGGCCAGCCCCAGGGTGTGGAAATCCAACGGCTGGAGGTCGGTCAGCACGCCTCCCACGGTTGTGACTTCGTTCTCCAAGGCTGTCTTGGTGCCCATGACTTCCTGCTCCCCAAGCTGGTTTTGTCTGATACCCCCAGCGTGGACCTGAAACGTCTAGGGGGCGCAAGATTTGCCTCAAGATCCGATCAATTCTGTGCGCGGCGCAAGGCGGGAAGAGGGCGGGTGCAGTGGGTGCCAAGTTCGCGGCAGCGCCCCGGGCAACCGCAGCCGGATTCGCCGCCGTTCTCCGCGCCGACACGAAAGCAAAGCAGATAGGCTGCGCCCGCACCATGTAACGTGCAGGAAGATCAACAGCCTGAGGGGGCAGCGCTTGAACATCACCGACTCCGTCAGAGCAGTGCGTCCGGCACCCGGGGCCCTCGGCCGGGGGCGTCCGTGAACGCCAAACGGCCGGCGGAACCGCTGATGTTGTTCTGGAAATTCATGATCACCCTCGCCGCCGTCGTCGGCGTGGGCACCTGCGCGGGTCTTTGGCTTATTTACACGCACTTCCTGGTGGCAACACCCGGGACCATGGAAGTGCTGGAGCGGCAGTTGACCAAAAGCGATGCCATCCCGGCTATCCAGGACGAGGAAGGGGAGGCGATCATCGGCGAGACCCGGCTGCTCGCCTCTTATGAGTCGATGACCTACTACGCCGCCCCAGCCCG
It encodes the following:
- a CDS encoding ATP-binding protein, with the protein product MGTKTALENEVTTVGGVLTDLQPLDFHTLGLAGCIDRLTAPLRQHGTTVHWDTPHWGIEIPADCASLLYQSAREALSNAFKFSGASTVTVQLLAVDHGIRLVVADDGTGFDSDAATCGRHHGYGLRLMTVAVQEAAGAVDISSAPGRGTSVTVTLPLD